The following are encoded together in the Osmia lignaria lignaria isolate PbOS001 chromosome 13, iyOsmLign1, whole genome shotgun sequence genome:
- the mRpS2 gene encoding mitochondrial ribosomal protein S2, translated as MTYFVTRTFSFQLRKGRNVLKPLVTCFPRHPLSTKLEPQQETADVSDIIKEENPLDHSDFFRVHNMFTVQDLFNARVHFGHKEGSLDDRMKPFIFGSRLGHLIIDLDQTAELLRQALNIAAHIAFRGGIILFIAKNPQIAYLVERTAKECKEYAHTRKWKHGIFTNSETQFGAITRLPDLCIFLNTMESVVHQHVAVVHSAKMTIPTIGIVDTNCNPNLITYPVPGNDDTTCAIELYCKLFKNAIMRGKNYRNEIRKKHDFIS; from the exons ATGACTTACTTTGTAACCAGGACATTTTCATTTCAAT tGAGGAAGGGAAGGAATGTTCTAAAACCATTGGTTACATGTTTTCCTAGGCACCCACTATCGACAAAACTTGAACCTCAGCAAGAAACTGCAGATG tttcagacattataaaagaagaaaatcctTTGGATCATTCAGATTTTTTTCGTGTTCATAATATGTTTACAGTTCAGGACTTATTTAACGCAAGAGTACATTTTGGTCATAAGGAAGGTTCCTTGGATGATCGTATGAAGCCTTTTATATTTGGCTCAAGACTAGGACACTTAATAATTGATTTAGATCAAACTGCAGAGTTGTTACGACAAGCGTTAAATATTGCTGCTCATATAGCATTTAGAGGTGGAATCATATTGTTCATAGCAAAAAATCCTCAAATTGCTTATTTAGTAGAACGGACTGCAAAAGAATGTAAGGAATACGCGCATACTAGAAAGTGGAAACATGGAATATTTACAAATTCTGAAACTCAATTTGGAGCAATTACTAGATTACCAGATTTGTGCATATTTCTTAATACTATGGAATCTGTCGTTCACCAACACGTAGCAGTGGTACATTCGGCCAAAATGACTATACCTACAATTGGCATTGTTGATACAAATTGTAATCCAAATCTTATAACTTATCCTGTTCCTGGAAACGATGATACAACTTGTGCTATAGAACTTTATTGTAAACTATTTAAAAACGCAATAATGAGAGGAAAAAACTACAGAaatgaaataagaaagaaaCATGATTTCATATCGTAG
- the Pfrx gene encoding 6-phosphofructo-2-kinase/fructose-2,6-biphosphatase isoform X4 — protein MRVTGERANFVNKPHVIAMVGLPARGKTYISKKLCRYLNWIGINTKVFNLGEYRRHATTAYQCHEFFRPDNIKAMAIRTQCAMDALKDVCQWLESGDGEVAVFDATNSTIERRQLIRNIVVEKMGFKLFFVESVCNDPEIVEQNIMEVKVSSPDYANMNKEEVLADFMLRIEHYQEKYQPLDENQESDLSFMKIYNTGEKVLVHKHEGHIQSRIVYYLMNIHIVPRTIYLTRHGESVMNLEGKIGGDSELSERGWEYAKALATYITNQDIQGLRVWTSWLKRTIQTANDVNVPQERWKALNEIDAGICEEMTYEEIAEKYPTDFAARDQNKFSYRYPRGESYEDLVARLEPVIMELERQGNVLVVTHQAVLRCLLAYFLDKSADELPYLQVPLHTIIKLTPVAYGCKVEHIRLPIDAVDTHRPKPKIPGYLEERFKRRGKFLRT, from the exons ATGAGAGTTACTG gtGAACGAGCAAACTTCGTAAATAAGCCCCATGTGATCGCGATGGTTGGGCTGCCAGCTCGCGGCAAGACTTACATATCCAAGAAATTGTGCAGATACCTGAATTGGATCGGTATAAATACGAAGGTGTTCAATCTCGGAGAGTACAGGCGGCATGCAACTACCGCGTATCAATGCCATGAGTTTTTCCGTCCTGATAACATAAAAGCGATGGCGATACGTACCCAGTGTGCAATGGATGCTCTTAAGGATGTTTGTCAATGGTTGGAGAGCGGTGACGGTGAGGTAGCCGTATTTGACGCGACCAATTCCACGATAGAGAGGCGTCAATTAATCAGGAATATCGTTGTCGAGAAAATGGGATTCAAGCTATTCTTCGTCGAGTCCGTCTGCAACGACCCGGAGATCGTTGAACAGAATATCATGGAA gTGAAAGTGAGTAGTCCAGATTATGCGAATATGAACAAGGAAGAAGTGTTGGCTGACTTCATGTTAAGAATCGAACACTATCAAGAGAAGTACCAGCCGCTGGACGAGAATCAGGAAAGCGATCTCTCCTTTATGAAGATCTACAACACAGGGGAGAAAGTACTGGTCCACAAACACGAGGGTCACATACAAAGTAGGATAGTTTATTACCTTATGAACATCCACATAGTGCCACGTACGATCTATTTGACTAGGCACGGCGAAAGCGTGATGAACCTCGAAGGTAAGATCGGCGGGGACTCGGAGTTGAGCGAAAGAGGCTGGGAATACGCCAAAGCATTGGCTACTTATATCACTAACCAGGATATACAG GGTTTGAGAGTGTGGACCAGCTGGCTGAAGAGGACCATACAGACGGCGAACGACGTAAACGTACCTCAGGAAAGGTGGAAAGCGCTAAATGAGATCGATGCG GGTATCTGCGAAGAAATGACTTATGAAGAAATCGCGGAGAAGTATCCAACAGATTTTGCTGCTAGAGATCAAAACAAATTCTCGTATCGTTATCCAAGAGGAGAGAGTTACGAAGATTTGGTTGCGCGGTTGGAACCAGTAATCATGGAGTTAGAACGACAGGGTAATGTCTTGGTGGTTACTCATCAAGCGGTTTTGCGATGTCTACTCGCTTACTTTTTAGATAAAAGTGCGG ATGAATTGCCATATTTACAAGTGCCGTTGCATACTATTATCAAACTAACGCCGGTTGCTTATGGTTGTAAAGTGGAACACATAAGGTTACCTATTGATGCGGTGGACACACATCGACCGAAACCAAAG ATTCCAGGATATCTAGAGGAACGATTCAAAAGGAGAGGAAAATTTCTTCGCACGTGA
- the Pfrx gene encoding 6-phosphofructo-2-kinase/fructose-2,6-biphosphatase isoform X1, with translation MTDPKIEMHYTPPSSDTIQTKPFPIRGERANFVNKPHVIAMVGLPARGKTYISKKLCRYLNWIGINTKVFNLGEYRRHATTAYQCHEFFRPDNIKAMAIRTQCAMDALKDVCQWLESGDGEVAVFDATNSTIERRQLIRNIVVEKMGFKLFFVESVCNDPEIVEQNIMEVKVSSPDYANMNKEEVLADFMLRIEHYQEKYQPLDENQESDLSFMKIYNTGEKVLVHKHEGHIQSRIVYYLMNIHIVPRTIYLTRHGESVMNLEGKIGGDSELSERGWEYAKALATYITNQDIQGLRVWTSWLKRTIQTANDVNVPQERWKALNEIDAGICEEMTYEEIAEKYPTDFAARDQNKFSYRYPRGESYEDLVARLEPVIMELERQGNVLVVTHQAVLRCLLAYFLDKSADELPYLQVPLHTIIKLTPVAYGCKVEHIRLPIDAVDTHRPKPKIPGYLEERFKRRGKFLRT, from the exons ATGACTGATCCAAAAATCGAAATGCATTATACGCCACCGAGCTCGGACACCATTCAAACAAAACCCTTTCCCATTCGAG gtGAACGAGCAAACTTCGTAAATAAGCCCCATGTGATCGCGATGGTTGGGCTGCCAGCTCGCGGCAAGACTTACATATCCAAGAAATTGTGCAGATACCTGAATTGGATCGGTATAAATACGAAGGTGTTCAATCTCGGAGAGTACAGGCGGCATGCAACTACCGCGTATCAATGCCATGAGTTTTTCCGTCCTGATAACATAAAAGCGATGGCGATACGTACCCAGTGTGCAATGGATGCTCTTAAGGATGTTTGTCAATGGTTGGAGAGCGGTGACGGTGAGGTAGCCGTATTTGACGCGACCAATTCCACGATAGAGAGGCGTCAATTAATCAGGAATATCGTTGTCGAGAAAATGGGATTCAAGCTATTCTTCGTCGAGTCCGTCTGCAACGACCCGGAGATCGTTGAACAGAATATCATGGAA gTGAAAGTGAGTAGTCCAGATTATGCGAATATGAACAAGGAAGAAGTGTTGGCTGACTTCATGTTAAGAATCGAACACTATCAAGAGAAGTACCAGCCGCTGGACGAGAATCAGGAAAGCGATCTCTCCTTTATGAAGATCTACAACACAGGGGAGAAAGTACTGGTCCACAAACACGAGGGTCACATACAAAGTAGGATAGTTTATTACCTTATGAACATCCACATAGTGCCACGTACGATCTATTTGACTAGGCACGGCGAAAGCGTGATGAACCTCGAAGGTAAGATCGGCGGGGACTCGGAGTTGAGCGAAAGAGGCTGGGAATACGCCAAAGCATTGGCTACTTATATCACTAACCAGGATATACAG GGTTTGAGAGTGTGGACCAGCTGGCTGAAGAGGACCATACAGACGGCGAACGACGTAAACGTACCTCAGGAAAGGTGGAAAGCGCTAAATGAGATCGATGCG GGTATCTGCGAAGAAATGACTTATGAAGAAATCGCGGAGAAGTATCCAACAGATTTTGCTGCTAGAGATCAAAACAAATTCTCGTATCGTTATCCAAGAGGAGAGAGTTACGAAGATTTGGTTGCGCGGTTGGAACCAGTAATCATGGAGTTAGAACGACAGGGTAATGTCTTGGTGGTTACTCATCAAGCGGTTTTGCGATGTCTACTCGCTTACTTTTTAGATAAAAGTGCGG ATGAATTGCCATATTTACAAGTGCCGTTGCATACTATTATCAAACTAACGCCGGTTGCTTATGGTTGTAAAGTGGAACACATAAGGTTACCTATTGATGCGGTGGACACACATCGACCGAAACCAAAG ATTCCAGGATATCTAGAGGAACGATTCAAAAGGAGAGGAAAATTTCTTCGCACGTGA
- the Pfrx gene encoding 6-phosphofructo-2-kinase/fructose-2,6-biphosphatase isoform X3, giving the protein MTDPKIEMHYTPPSSDTIQTKPFPIRGERANFVNKPHVIAMVGLPARGKTYISKKLCRYLNWIGINTKVFNLGEYRRHATTAYQCHEFFRPDNIKAMAIRTQCAMDALKDVCQWLESGDGEVAVFDATNSTIERRQLIRNIVVEKMGFKLFFVESVCNDPEIVEQNIMEVKVSSPDYANMNKEEVLADFMLRIEHYQEKYQPLDENQESDLSFMKIYNTGEKVLVHKHEGHIQSRIVYYLMNIHIVPRTIYLTRHGESVMNLEGKIGGDSELSERGWEYAKALATYITNQDIQGLRVWTSWLKRTIQTANDVNVPQERWKALNEIDAGICEEMTYEEIAEKYPTDFAARDQNKFSYRYPRGESYEDLVARLEPVIMELERQGNVLVVTHQAVLRCLLAYFLDKSADELPYLQVPLHTIIKLTPVAYGCKVEHIRLPIDAVDTHRPKPKSA; this is encoded by the exons ATGACTGATCCAAAAATCGAAATGCATTATACGCCACCGAGCTCGGACACCATTCAAACAAAACCCTTTCCCATTCGAG gtGAACGAGCAAACTTCGTAAATAAGCCCCATGTGATCGCGATGGTTGGGCTGCCAGCTCGCGGCAAGACTTACATATCCAAGAAATTGTGCAGATACCTGAATTGGATCGGTATAAATACGAAGGTGTTCAATCTCGGAGAGTACAGGCGGCATGCAACTACCGCGTATCAATGCCATGAGTTTTTCCGTCCTGATAACATAAAAGCGATGGCGATACGTACCCAGTGTGCAATGGATGCTCTTAAGGATGTTTGTCAATGGTTGGAGAGCGGTGACGGTGAGGTAGCCGTATTTGACGCGACCAATTCCACGATAGAGAGGCGTCAATTAATCAGGAATATCGTTGTCGAGAAAATGGGATTCAAGCTATTCTTCGTCGAGTCCGTCTGCAACGACCCGGAGATCGTTGAACAGAATATCATGGAA gTGAAAGTGAGTAGTCCAGATTATGCGAATATGAACAAGGAAGAAGTGTTGGCTGACTTCATGTTAAGAATCGAACACTATCAAGAGAAGTACCAGCCGCTGGACGAGAATCAGGAAAGCGATCTCTCCTTTATGAAGATCTACAACACAGGGGAGAAAGTACTGGTCCACAAACACGAGGGTCACATACAAAGTAGGATAGTTTATTACCTTATGAACATCCACATAGTGCCACGTACGATCTATTTGACTAGGCACGGCGAAAGCGTGATGAACCTCGAAGGTAAGATCGGCGGGGACTCGGAGTTGAGCGAAAGAGGCTGGGAATACGCCAAAGCATTGGCTACTTATATCACTAACCAGGATATACAG GGTTTGAGAGTGTGGACCAGCTGGCTGAAGAGGACCATACAGACGGCGAACGACGTAAACGTACCTCAGGAAAGGTGGAAAGCGCTAAATGAGATCGATGCG GGTATCTGCGAAGAAATGACTTATGAAGAAATCGCGGAGAAGTATCCAACAGATTTTGCTGCTAGAGATCAAAACAAATTCTCGTATCGTTATCCAAGAGGAGAGAGTTACGAAGATTTGGTTGCGCGGTTGGAACCAGTAATCATGGAGTTAGAACGACAGGGTAATGTCTTGGTGGTTACTCATCAAGCGGTTTTGCGATGTCTACTCGCTTACTTTTTAGATAAAAGTGCGG ATGAATTGCCATATTTACAAGTGCCGTTGCATACTATTATCAAACTAACGCCGGTTGCTTATGGTTGTAAAGTGGAACACATAAGGTTACCTATTGATGCGGTGGACACACATCGACCGAAACCAAAG AGTGCCTGA
- the Pfrx gene encoding 6-phosphofructo-2-kinase/fructose-2,6-biphosphatase isoform X2, with product MDLTIRFRSEHHIVGERANFVNKPHVIAMVGLPARGKTYISKKLCRYLNWIGINTKVFNLGEYRRHATTAYQCHEFFRPDNIKAMAIRTQCAMDALKDVCQWLESGDGEVAVFDATNSTIERRQLIRNIVVEKMGFKLFFVESVCNDPEIVEQNIMEVKVSSPDYANMNKEEVLADFMLRIEHYQEKYQPLDENQESDLSFMKIYNTGEKVLVHKHEGHIQSRIVYYLMNIHIVPRTIYLTRHGESVMNLEGKIGGDSELSERGWEYAKALATYITNQDIQGLRVWTSWLKRTIQTANDVNVPQERWKALNEIDAGICEEMTYEEIAEKYPTDFAARDQNKFSYRYPRGESYEDLVARLEPVIMELERQGNVLVVTHQAVLRCLLAYFLDKSADELPYLQVPLHTIIKLTPVAYGCKVEHIRLPIDAVDTHRPKPKIPGYLEERFKRRGKFLRT from the exons atggatcttacaattagatttcGAAGTGAACATCATATTGTTg gtGAACGAGCAAACTTCGTAAATAAGCCCCATGTGATCGCGATGGTTGGGCTGCCAGCTCGCGGCAAGACTTACATATCCAAGAAATTGTGCAGATACCTGAATTGGATCGGTATAAATACGAAGGTGTTCAATCTCGGAGAGTACAGGCGGCATGCAACTACCGCGTATCAATGCCATGAGTTTTTCCGTCCTGATAACATAAAAGCGATGGCGATACGTACCCAGTGTGCAATGGATGCTCTTAAGGATGTTTGTCAATGGTTGGAGAGCGGTGACGGTGAGGTAGCCGTATTTGACGCGACCAATTCCACGATAGAGAGGCGTCAATTAATCAGGAATATCGTTGTCGAGAAAATGGGATTCAAGCTATTCTTCGTCGAGTCCGTCTGCAACGACCCGGAGATCGTTGAACAGAATATCATGGAA gTGAAAGTGAGTAGTCCAGATTATGCGAATATGAACAAGGAAGAAGTGTTGGCTGACTTCATGTTAAGAATCGAACACTATCAAGAGAAGTACCAGCCGCTGGACGAGAATCAGGAAAGCGATCTCTCCTTTATGAAGATCTACAACACAGGGGAGAAAGTACTGGTCCACAAACACGAGGGTCACATACAAAGTAGGATAGTTTATTACCTTATGAACATCCACATAGTGCCACGTACGATCTATTTGACTAGGCACGGCGAAAGCGTGATGAACCTCGAAGGTAAGATCGGCGGGGACTCGGAGTTGAGCGAAAGAGGCTGGGAATACGCCAAAGCATTGGCTACTTATATCACTAACCAGGATATACAG GGTTTGAGAGTGTGGACCAGCTGGCTGAAGAGGACCATACAGACGGCGAACGACGTAAACGTACCTCAGGAAAGGTGGAAAGCGCTAAATGAGATCGATGCG GGTATCTGCGAAGAAATGACTTATGAAGAAATCGCGGAGAAGTATCCAACAGATTTTGCTGCTAGAGATCAAAACAAATTCTCGTATCGTTATCCAAGAGGAGAGAGTTACGAAGATTTGGTTGCGCGGTTGGAACCAGTAATCATGGAGTTAGAACGACAGGGTAATGTCTTGGTGGTTACTCATCAAGCGGTTTTGCGATGTCTACTCGCTTACTTTTTAGATAAAAGTGCGG ATGAATTGCCATATTTACAAGTGCCGTTGCATACTATTATCAAACTAACGCCGGTTGCTTATGGTTGTAAAGTGGAACACATAAGGTTACCTATTGATGCGGTGGACACACATCGACCGAAACCAAAG ATTCCAGGATATCTAGAGGAACGATTCAAAAGGAGAGGAAAATTTCTTCGCACGTGA